In Thunnus thynnus chromosome 17, fThuThy2.1, whole genome shotgun sequence, the genomic window AgctgtattttttatgttaagtCTTTTGCACCTCTGACCACATCTAATGTCACTGATGGATAACAGTAATAATCATCATAACAACCACCTTTATTTGTATGGCACTTgtgttaaaaaacacaaaaacttgTAACCATATCCAACAGTGAAGGCccagtgtactgacacacccagGAGTACATTTCTACATCTTAACAGCAAGGGGATACCTtcaaccactggaggtcagtaTAAACAAAATTTACAATTAACATAATATTACACCAATATATATGATATTTCAACATTACAGGGTGAGTcctgataaaaatgttgaacaaaGAAAATAAGTAGTGCATCTACTGGCAATTTAGAGTTTCTAATTGTGGCCTGCCCTCCTACTTATCTGCTATGTACCTGGAATGGCCAGCCACTTGGTCATGGTCTGTGTGGCTGTGGTCAGGACCTGGTCTTCTGGGACCAGTTGGTCCACCAGGCCTATCTTCAGGGCCTCTGAGGAGCTGTAGAGCAGCCCCAGTTCCAGGGCCATCTCTGTGGTCCGGTGGCCCACTGTATTAACCATGGTGTCCTTAAACCTGCAGACAGCGCCAGTGTTCACTTCAGTGTTACAACAGGTGAAACAGTGCCAGGCATGACCAATACTATCGTCATAAACATCACCGCCACAACTGTCATGGCCATTGCCATTCTCCTAATTCCTTACCAAAAAGGTGCCACGATGCCAAGCTGCGTCTCATTAAGGCCGATGCTGTAACGCGGGTTGTCTGCCATTATCCTGTAGTCACATGTCAGAGACATCAGACAGCCGCCTGCAGGACTGGAACCCTGTGGAGGGGTCGACAAACTACCATGTCTTGTGTTTGTTCTAATCAAAATGTTGGCGCTACAGctggaaatgtaaaaactgaTGACTTCTTGCGTGATACATAGACAAAATAATAGCCTGGGTTTTGTTTCATACGTACGTTGATTGCAGCTATAGTGATCATGTTGGAGCTGTAGAGTTTCAGCCACATCTCCTGAACGGCTTTCCAGAACTCTCCACAGCGCTCTGGACTCTTCCCGTACATCTCCATGATGTCCAGTCCAGCTGAGAACACCTTGGGTTGACTCTGATCACAGcaatgcacgcacacacacacaactgtcaATTTGTATtgcaatattaaaaaatgttcacacacTCCAGCAGTGACTGCAAACAATGAGGTGCTACTGTACCGAGGTGATGATGAGGCCTCGGCAGCTCTTATCCATCTCCAGCTTCTCCAGGTTGATGCACAACTCTGTGAGGAAATCTAAACTGAGGCTGTTGACTGGCGGACTCTGCATACGCATCACCGCCACAcctacagaaagagagagagaggctgatcTTTTACCTGAATTCACTGACGCACCTTTCCTAAAGATTCATCTCAAAAGGAAAAGAAGTGACATGAAAgagtaaaaaggaaaataagtgGAGGGAGAGAATAAAAACTTCAATCTTGCATGTGTTCGGATGTGCTAACTCAATCATTACACTTACAGTACCTGTCAGAAGGTATGTCCACATTTATGACTGGTACTGTGTATCTGGGGCTGCGagtaatgatcattttcatcacTGGCTAATTTGAAGATGTTTACCTCAATGAATCACTTCGTTTATAATATATCTGAAAACTGTGCAACATTTCCATTTCAATTTCCTACAAGCTAAGGTGATGTTAtaagatgtcttgttttgtcaaaccaacagtctaaaacccaaagatggtCCATCGACAATCATTTTAGACCAAGGAAATTTAAGAGGCTGTTGgtccttcacttggatgtttgagctgaCATTTTTTGATTACCTGACAAATGTCAGGTAAtcaaaaatttttttttggcctggtggccCACAAGGCCTGTTCTATTATGGGGAAACACTGAGTACactttaaaatcttgtttttttcacctCATACACATATTGTTGAAGGGAAGATAAAAACCCTCAAGCTCCCTCAGACCACATAAGGTGTATTTGCTTACCTGTGCTTTGGTCAAAATCCACTTTGATTTTGGGTGAGGTAGAGTTGTTCCTCCGCTGAGCAACACACACCCTGCCATGATTGCTGCAGGAAGACAGCTGGGAAAGACGACCTGCGAcccgcgcgcgcgcacacacacacacacgcacacgcgcgcgcacacacacacacacacacagataggaGCTATATATCATTACAACTattaaatcattacatttatacatcatacatgtaataaaaaatgaaaaaatgatatTGGTGTAAAATCCGTCATTTCTCCATTAGTAATTTGTATGTgaaaacaatgcaggatttaaaatgctttttaaaaaattggctTTGCAAAGGTTTAATGGGAAGGGAAAGGTCTAAAGCACACTTGTTGGatcttaaaggacgggttcataatttttcaagtctgtcttaaaagaacagtcaggtgcccaaatcagcattgaaacaggtttttcctcaccataatcattcctcctgttcatactgaccattagaaaatcaacagtcctccttctgtgaaaaaaaagtatataaaagtttatctgaaactaatatgaagcttcaaacaTCCaatttagtcaaatcaagtagatatctttcaacgttacaatctttttagtgccaaagtccctctttttgttactatacttccaccgcagctaaacagggaatttgatgctaaaaagactgtaaatgtggcagatatccacttgatatgactaactcagactgctgaagcctcatataagcttcacatcaacttttaaatgcatttttgcacaaaataacgGTGTGGACACCCCGTGGATTTTGGtcccaatcacttacattggaagcacatttggaggggatcttttaatagtcagtatgaacaggttTTTATGTTAATATGAGCACCTGAACTGacctgacagacttgaaaaatatttattttacactcaatgtaaacataacttaaCATAACTCCACAGGAGTTTAAGTGGAAAGAAATGTGATAAATAGCTTTCATCCTTAAATTTGCAAGTACTGTATATAGGAATATATAGGAGTAAGGGTTAGTCAGTAAGTTAGTAAGGGttaattttttcctttttccttttatttactacaaggaacttttaactggttatgaaacagtctcatgatgcctctatatgacctacataagcaaaTGAGACCATCAGCGAGAAGATTGGCTATTTTCATACAGTTATTCTTAATGCCTGCCACCGGGTCTATTCTCTGTGAAATCAGACAAAATGATTTTACACACGCAGACCGGAAGAGCCTATGTATGCCTATTTGATAACGataagtaaagttagacttgttGTCGGCTTTCccactcattttaaaaaagatgagcaaaagagagagagagagcaatggTGGTTGAGCGGGCTAGAGAGTAGAtgagagagcgagcggcagtGTACCGAGAACAAAGGAATGAtgtgaatcagagaaataaaacgttatttccTGATAGTTTTACAGTGGTTACAttccaaagcacaaataaacacgtcCACACCTTTCGCACAACCCTGTGGCAAGGTGCTGCATTGCCGGATtgggtgtgaatgcagcctgacATGTAACCTTGGTGTATGGATGgtactaaaacaaagtttactttgcatcaccatcatcatattacaattattaatcttacatagcCACAAACAGATACGTTACCTCATCACTATGCATCCTGCTAACAGCTgggtttaaaaaagaaaaatagtattaaaaataaacttcatctttctttcactcGCTGAAAACAAATGCACGCGCTAGCCAGATCAAGTTCTTTACGACACGAGGCGGTGGTGCTCATGGCAAATGAAGTCGTCATTCTGGGAAACACTActgcttttgtccacaggggacgctaaaatcaacacaatatGAAAGCACattgtagtaactttaagtTCAAAATTTCACCTTCGGCGGTTCAATGAATCCTGATCTTAAAAGCTTCATCACAGTCAAGTGAGTTCTCAAATGAATTTGGGAACTCAAGTCTGTAGCTGATTCAAATGAACTGCAAATGTTATTTACTTGTCTAAATATCTTGTGAGAGCAGTCATCCCCAAAACAGCATAATGTAGGCACATTATAGGTGCAAAATTAGCTAGCAGAGACCAGCAGAGTTCAACACGTCCTGCTGCGACCTTTGTTCCAGTTTCTGTACAGACGGCTCAGCTAACAGTTAGACGCCGACCAGCTGGCAAATGTTCAGAGATACCGTCTAAATGATGGTGAAAAAACGATGTATATATATCAAATCATCTCTCCGCAGTGTACCCTTGCTTTCACATGCAGACAAACCTGTTAAGCCGCATTTACTTCTCAGGGCTGCTCTCAATGCCATGTTGTATCGCTCAAACCAGCAGCTATTTCCGCAATGACATGCAATGACGTCAGCACGGAGGCAGGACCATCAGCTGTTCTAAATAGATCTTTACGACAGTAATAAGACCGTATGTACAGtgcaaatgtttctttattctCAGTTCTCTTTGTTCTCATTCTCGTAAATCCGATTAgagttattgttttgtttttaattttgtgcCATGTTATtccattacatttatctgacagctatagttactatTTACTTGCAGATTTAAAGACAGACTGCTCCTTTACACATCTCAGGTGGCTTCAAAGAATTATTCAAAATTGTCCAAAATTTGCCCAAAATTGTCTAATGTTTcacaaaggaagagagaaaagtccaaaaaaaaaaaaaaagaaaaaaaagaatgtttgtAGCAGAACAAGCATTGTcatcagtattaacaatctaACAATGTAagtactttttacatttgatacttaaagtatcaaagtTCAAGTTTTTATGATAGTAAACCTACTTCTGTTAAAGTATCTGAATATCACAGCCTATTGCTATGCTGTATATAAAAGAACTACCATAATGAAACAGCAAGTTAAGTCCATCTTACTTAATTGCTTTGATGCATTTGGTCTTGAAACAGGATGTTTTGGGAATACAGGCTGGGATAAGACAataagtttgatttttttttatagtagtGTTGTGCCGACAGTAAGGcatgagcagagagagagagagagagagagagataagagagtGAGTGAAAGAGGGAGATCATACAGTAGGTGTGTACTGTAAGTCACAGTCAAAGCACAAGTGTATGTCAGCAGAGACACACCGGGCATTGAAGCTTCTCTAAATCAGTGAGTATCTTATTTTACCTTTAGTTAAAGTGCCCGTTTTTCTTTGTGCATGAGTGCATGAGTGTATTTTTGCGTCTGTAAACAATAATGTACAGGTCTGGGTACAGATTGCTTTTGTGGTTGGAGACGATAATGATAAGGATGACATTTTCATTggttaatgatgatgatggtttttGTGATGGAAAACAAGAACCAAATTAGTTACCTGGAAAGGTTTGAAACCACTGAATAATTGACTTGAAATGTATTGTACTCTAGTATTCATGCATTCATATGCACACAGCAGTTTTCTTAATGTCAATACAGGGGTTGAATAACAGTAATATGGTGAACAAATATTAACAATAGTGTTAAGTGTTAAATTAAAAGAGTTTAACTTGCATCAGTAGTGACAATTTTGCTGTTTCAATGTACACATCCTTTTTGCACATGTGCCTGCACGTGCctttattcatatatataaaGTCTATAttgcatgcatttgtgtgtggCATTTtcttgtaatgtgtttttttcttttgttctgtcTAGGAAACCCTTCTCCACCCTCACCATCCTCTGTGGTGTAGCTGTGATTGAACGGTATAGAAAATCAATCAGTGTGCGTCACCTCTGTGCCCTGTAACCTGGGGGACACACACCTCTCACCTGCTGCTTTCTCCACTGTAACTTTCTTTCCAACCTCACCCTGTGTCATCATGGATCTAATGGAGTTGGGAGACATGGGCAGTGGTTGTGAAGATGAAAACTGTGGCATAGCATCAGGCCTCCCGGAGAACTGCTTAAACAACGAGTGCCAGTGGGAGGAACCTATGTTTGGATTCATTGAGTTGGGTGGGTaaaaaatcatagaaaaaaaaagtattaatgcatgatCGTGTTGTGTAAATGGaaattaaatggaaatgttAAGCTGCATCAGCCAAGATTtttgcaattaaaataaaataaacaataacaaagtGAGCTGTGGTGTCTGGACAGTACAATTCAAAACTCACCATCAGATCTTTCTCCTCTTTACTTTGGTCTTAAAGGAATAGGtccacattttgggaaacacttaTTTCGTTTCTTGCCTAGAATTAGATGATAAGAtaaataccactctcatatctgtacataaatatgaagctaacaCCAGGTCAATTTTTTCAAGtaactctcagcaaaaaagCAATGccaatttcccaaaatgtgaaaatattccCTTAGCTGTGCTAGTATTTATGAGCTCATGGTGCAGTATTATTGATATCTGTGAACGAACCTTCAAAACTTGTTATTCTTCGTTTTCCTATCTTGGCTGACAATGTGTACAGTTCTCACATACATGCAAAGTGGTTCTGAAACAACATATCAATGCTGTCATTTTCTAGTGTGCGTGACTGTCATTTACATTCCACTGATGCTCCTTGGTCTTCTGGGAAATATACTAACAATTCTGGTGGTTTGGCTCCGTCCACACATGAGAGGCTCTACCTACCTCTACCTGAGCAGCATGGCTGTTAGTGATCTGTTGATactcctgctgctgcctctggaTCTGTATAAGGTACACCTTTTCTTAATGCACGCATGTTGTTGCGGTATACAATATGATTTGACcctcatactgtatatctgatgTTTTGCTCTGCCTCAAGGTGCATTTACAGAAGAGGGGGGCATGATGCATTTGCTTCTGTTGAGAATAGCGGTGTGCTTCAATAGTAGTTTAAACAAGCCCTCGCAACCTTTCCCTCAGGGGGATCCCTGCTGCCAAATTAAGTTTTGTTCTATTATACTCACTAGTCATGTCATACCCAGAGTGTTCTTATGTCcttcttctttcatttcctctgcaCAGTGGCATGGAAAATACATGACATTTAAGTGTGAGTAAATACATTgataacactttataatacaggTCATGTTTTACAGTGTCAATTTGTTGTACGAAtcagaaactaataaaataCTCTATGGTTTCTTCTGGTACTTAAATGCAGGTGCAGTGGAAGGAAACAAGATCATGGGGAGGGAGTAAGAAATGGGTATTTTAGAGGAATGGAGAAAGCATATTTGTAAATACAGtactggaaaataaaacagatgtttgagaaaaaaggtgataataacactgatatttaGCAGAACCTATGTAATTATCACACATTATCACAATATGCTAGCAAAACTGTGGGGGTACAGTAAGGTGACAAAATGGGTATTGGGAAAATCTCTCGAAACTCAGATGGAGGCATTATTGAAGAACAtacttcacttcactttaatTTAATGGCCACTCGACCAGAGTTGGTGGAATTTGTTTTCAGTACATCATGGAAAAGAACCTTCAGTACACAGTGTCAACAGcacacatagacagacacaACATATAACACAATAAACAATGATCACAGTATATGATATATAGATGCTTAGCTTACATACTTAGACAAGCAAGACGGAGGTTATAGATTTATggtttattgttattttcaaacacttcctttctcttttaatgttacaagagaaaaggcttttaGGATGAGGATTAACCAATATGTTTGAAGAACGTAACGCTATCTCAGATAATGAATTTGGCTGGGGCTGAGTGAGTGTAAACTTCCCCAAATTCAATAAAGAGTAGGACAGAGCTGCTAGCGTTAGCCTAAACTCTCCATACAGTGGATGTGCTATCATGaactgggttttttttctattgtaaTCTGTAACCCAACAAAACTGTTGTCAACTGATGAGGTATATGTTACTACAGAAAGCTAGTTGATAACATGCTAACGTTTACAGCTTACATTTGACTGAGACTGAGGTAAAATAATTGTCCTGTCTCTGTCCCTGCTAGCTCTGGAGGCCCAGACCCTGGCCCTTAGGAGACCTTGCCTGTAAGCTGACCATGTTCCTCTCAGAGTGCTGCACCTTCTGTACCATCCTCCATATCACCTTCCTCTCCCTGGAGAGGTACCTGGCGGTCTGCTGGCCAATCATGGCCAAGACGCAAGTGACACGGCGCAGAACCAGGACTCTTATTGGCTGCCTTTGGCTGGGTGCAGCTGTCAGTGCAGCACCGGTGTTGGTCATGGTTGGAGTGGAGGAAGTTGGGGGAGAGGAGCGAGCGATCAGCGGATGGAGGGAGGACGGAAGGTGGACAGGTGGGGAAGGAGAACAGGGAGGATTTATAACAGGTGGAGGGGAAAGCAGAAGTGAACACATGGCCTTGATGGATAGAGGATTAGAGGGAATGAAGTGGGAGGAAAGTGAGACAAAGGGATGGGGTGAAAGACTTGGGGAGTTGAAATGGGTTGGAGataaagaggaaagaaaattgGGAATAGGAGAGATAgatgagaggaaacaaagagatggaggagaaatgaaagatgaaaaacaagaagaaagagagggaaagatggaAGTTCATAGAGAGCAGCAAAATACAATGAAAGAAGAcgagggaggaggaagggaagagACTGACATGAGGGAGTGTCGCTGCACACACTATGCTGTCTCCTCCGGCCTGTTGTCGGCCATGATGATTCTCTCCAACTTGTACTTCTTGATACCACTCTGCGTCCTGGGACTAGTCTACAGCCTGATTGGAAGGACACTGTGGCTCCGTCCGCAGAGCAGCCGTAGAGACCAGAGTCACCGACACACTGTCAAAATGCTGGGTGAGGAAACacacttgcaaacacacactcaggtaTTTGCTTTATTATAAAGAACAAGAACATACagtgaaacagtcagaaaacatgaaatgataaaatattacTACTTGCATCATGTAACAGCAGTAATATACAATTTAATGTTGTGGCGTgatggagaagagagaaagaaaaataatagatAAGCCCTGTATATATCTATTATAGAAAATATtgaacctgcagtgcagaactttcatttcccccttctggcagtgagagttattacacaaacactgtcaacGCATGCTTATGATGTATGCCTGCAGCCTGCTGCAGCCTACTCTGTCACAACTGTtgctctcttcctttctcttcctatctcttttttggcttcatgcaccactgagcaactttcgtAGTAATGAATGGagccccgcctccgacgctatatccagttcttataatacatccatggttgcTCCCCCCTTAAGCTCTGGcaaaccaatcattgctggttGACTTAAAACTTATCAATACTGGTGCGCCAGTGTGGGAAAGTCgccacagacaccagatttaaaaactctggtatactgcgaaacacagagagatttaccttgaggtgataggcttaatcagcattttgtgaactggtttggcaagggcttgaatgtaatggacattcatttatatgtaaaagtcccaTACTccagatttaaattttataatattaaaacaaatacctcgtcttttttttttttttttttttttttacagaacagAAGATAACTGTCCACAACTTTGGTAACATTTTTCAAGATTGGCTTTCTGCTGAGGCATCTGATCTTACAAATTAAGAATTTTCCTTATATcttgtatctcatttgtttaatccatacaaaacctaagtgtaaaaatgtcatgTTGTGATTTTACAGGGGGTTATGTTTGTAAGGtataaagtgttaattagtCAGCTTTAGGAGTGCTAGTAGGTGGATTTAGTTACCACCTACCACCTAGTTTAGCTTCAATTTACccagagtggtatcaatcttctcatttaactcttggcaagacagagaataaatgtttttcctAAAAGTTCCTTTTATACtatagcctggctctgtcagaAGGAAACAAATCTGTCTACTAGAAACTCTAAACCtcacaaacaatacaaaaactgaagtgtaaaagcGACATGTGGTTTTGGAGATTATGTGCCAGACTTTTTCTTGGCTGGGCACAGTAACATTCTGGAGTCAGAgcaaaacaaatgagatataacatgttaattttttAACTTTAGTGGTGCTGGTAAggggattttgttacctttggacagagttAACTGTTTCCCGTTATTTCCAATTATTGTGCTAAGCCTTGGGAAGAATTCTTCttggaaagaaaggaaaaaagtatatctcccaaaatgtcaaactatgcCTTTCCA contains:
- the eci1 gene encoding enoyl-CoA delta isomerase 1, mitochondrial; the protein is MALRAALRSKCGLTGRLSQLSSCSNHGRVCVAQRRNNSTSPKIKVDFDQSTGVAVMRMQSPPVNSLSLDFLTELCINLEKLEMDKSCRGLIITSSQPKVFSAGLDIMEMYGKSPERCGEFWKAVQEMWLKLYSSNMITIAAINGSSPAGGCLMSLTCDYRIMADNPRYSIGLNETQLGIVAPFWFKDTMVNTVGHRTTEMALELGLLYSSSEALKIGLVDQLVPEDQVLTTATQTMTKWLAIPDHARQITKSMMRKPTIDKLTSNREADIQNFVSFITKDSIQKSLRMYLEMLKKRKS
- the LOC137201240 gene encoding growth hormone secretagogue receptor type 1-like — its product is MDLMELGDMGSGCEDENCGIASGLPENCLNNECQWEEPMFGFIELVCVTVIYIPLMLLGLLGNILTILVVWLRPHMRGSTYLYLSSMAVSDLLILLLLPLDLYKLWRPRPWPLGDLACKLTMFLSECCTFCTILHITFLSLERYLAVCWPIMAKTQVTRRRTRTLIGCLWLGAAVSAAPVLVMVGVEEVGGEERAISGWREDGRWTGGEGEQGGFITGGGESRSEHMALMDRGLEGMKWEESETKGWGERLGELKWVGDKEERKLGIGEIDERKQRDGGEMKDEKQEEREGKMEVHREQQNTMKEDEGGGREETDMRECRCTHYAVSSGLLSAMMILSNLYFLIPLCVLGLVYSLIGRTLWLRPQSSRRDQSHRHTVKMLGVIVLAFVLCWLPFHVGRTIHGDTHLYFLYYLSQYFNLVSSVLFYLSAAVNPLLYNLMSARYRHAVHSLIHTHSQTQSHRLRTLTAQHSTTTL